A single region of the Elizabethkingia sp. JS20170427COW genome encodes:
- a CDS encoding thymidylate synthase has protein sequence MQNYLHLLQHILDNGTDKSDRTGTGTRSTFGYQLRYDLAKGFPLVTTKKVHLKSIIYELLWFLKGDTNIAYLKENGVSIWDEWADENGDLGPVYGAQWRSWRGADNKVIDQISEVIDQIKNNPDSRRLIVSAWNVAEIPNMALAPCHAMFQFYVANGKLSLQLYQRSADVFLGVPFNIASYALLLMMVAQVTGLEVGEYVHTFGDVHIYNNHFEQVKKQLSREPRPLPTMKINPEIKDIFEFKYEDFTLENYNPHPGIKAPVAI, from the coding sequence ATGCAGAATTACCTACATTTATTACAACATATATTAGATAACGGAACTGATAAAAGCGATAGAACAGGAACAGGAACTCGAAGTACTTTTGGCTATCAATTAAGATATGATTTGGCAAAAGGTTTTCCTTTGGTGACTACTAAAAAAGTTCACCTAAAATCTATTATTTATGAGTTGCTTTGGTTTTTAAAAGGGGATACTAATATTGCTTATCTAAAGGAAAACGGAGTAAGCATCTGGGACGAATGGGCGGATGAAAATGGAGATTTAGGACCAGTTTATGGTGCCCAATGGAGAAGTTGGAGAGGGGCAGATAATAAAGTAATCGACCAGATATCAGAGGTTATCGACCAAATTAAAAACAATCCAGATTCCAGAAGGTTAATTGTCTCGGCATGGAATGTTGCGGAAATTCCTAATATGGCATTGGCGCCTTGTCATGCGATGTTTCAGTTTTATGTAGCCAACGGGAAACTGTCTTTGCAATTGTATCAGAGAAGTGCGGATGTGTTTTTAGGAGTTCCTTTTAATATTGCCAGTTATGCTTTGTTGCTAATGATGGTGGCTCAGGTTACAGGCTTGGAAGTAGGGGAGTATGTGCATACTTTTGGAGATGTTCATATTTACAATAACCATTTCGAACAAGTGAAAAAGCAACTTTCTAGAGAGCCTAGACCTTTGCCAACTATGAAGATAAATCCAGAAATAAAAGATATTTTTGAGTTTAAATATGAAGATTTTACTCTAGAAAATTATAATCCGCATCCGGGAATAAAAGCACCGGTCGCAATTTGA
- a CDS encoding DUF1573 domain-containing protein, with the protein MKKLLLGLVLMGGVSLASAQTISFDNTTLQYGKIGVGSDGFRYFTVTNKGDKPLILTNVKPSCGCTTPEWSKDPILPGKSAKIKVGYNTQLKGAFKKLIEVFSNDPKGQRSVIWIQGEVTPTLDKNNKPV; encoded by the coding sequence ATGAAAAAGTTACTTTTAGGTTTAGTCCTTATGGGTGGAGTTTCTTTAGCTTCAGCACAAACAATATCTTTTGACAATACAACTTTACAATATGGAAAAATAGGAGTGGGATCAGATGGGTTCCGTTATTTTACGGTAACCAATAAAGGAGATAAACCTCTTATCTTAACAAATGTAAAACCTTCTTGCGGTTGTACTACTCCTGAATGGAGTAAGGATCCTATCTTACCAGGTAAATCTGCTAAAATTAAAGTAGGCTACAACACACAGTTAAAAGGAGCTTTTAAAAAACTTATTGAAGTATTTTCTAATGACCCGAAAGGACAAAGAAGTGTTATTTGGATCCAAGGGGAAGTTACTCCTACTTTAGATAAGAATAATAAACCAGTATAA
- a CDS encoding valine--tRNA ligase: MEISDKYNPQQAEQKWYQYWLDNQYFQSKPDGRKPYTVVIPPPNVTGILHMGHMLNNTLQDVLVRRARMQGYNACWVPGTDHASIATEAKVVAKLKSEGISKHDIGREKFLEHAWEWTHKYGGTILEQLKKLGCSCDWDRTRFTMEDDLSLSVTKVFVELYNKGLIYRGYKMVNWDPEAKTNISDEEVIHKEQNGKLYYLKYQIVGSDEFLTVATTRPETIFGDTAVCINPNDERYTHLRGKKVIVPIVGREISIIEDDYVDIEFGTGALKITPAHDVNDYEIGQRHNLEIIDSMDDNAVLNHHGQHYQGKDRFTVRKEIAKELEEKGLLLKAEDYLNKVGTSERTGAVIEPKISVQWFLKMGDLAKPALDVVMDDNIKFYPEKFKNTYRHWMENVHDWNISRQLWWGHRIPAFYYNDAEDFVVAETIEEALVLAQEKSGNKDLKLEDLRQDEDALDTWFSSWLWPISVFDGINNPESEDFNYYYPTSNLVTGPDIIFFWVARMIMAGLEFKKEIPFKNVYFTGIVRDKQRRKMSKSLGNSPDPIELIEQYGADGVRVGILLSSAAGNDLLFDEDLMLQGRNFGTKIWNAFKLTQSWIKEDKPASPEALQAISWFEAEFNKTVIAINDQFEKFRISDALHLLYKLIWDDFCSWYLEAVKPNYGETISQEVYDKTIGFFGDLMKFLHPFMPFLSEEIWQKIANRNTDEALIITQQNSVEDYDKKLVSDFEQTKEIISGVRNYRQSKGISPKEKVEIYTNAPLFENQAIIEKLANVATIHFADKTDKPSFTFLVGAVECSIPLSENLDLGEEKKKTEEEIKYLKGFLISVEKKLGNEKFMTGAPQQVIDNELKKQKDAQEKIALLEEKLKTL; this comes from the coding sequence ATGGAAATTTCCGATAAATATAATCCGCAACAAGCCGAACAAAAATGGTACCAATACTGGTTAGATAACCAATATTTCCAATCTAAGCCCGATGGCAGAAAACCCTATACCGTAGTTATCCCACCACCTAACGTAACGGGTATCCTACATATGGGGCATATGCTGAACAACACTCTTCAAGATGTGCTTGTCCGCCGTGCACGTATGCAGGGCTACAATGCTTGCTGGGTACCTGGTACCGACCATGCTTCTATCGCTACCGAAGCAAAAGTTGTTGCTAAATTAAAATCTGAAGGAATTTCCAAACATGATATAGGAAGAGAAAAATTTCTAGAACACGCTTGGGAATGGACTCACAAATACGGAGGAACCATCCTTGAACAGTTAAAGAAACTAGGCTGTTCTTGCGACTGGGACAGAACCCGTTTTACAATGGAGGATGATCTTTCTCTTTCCGTAACCAAAGTTTTTGTAGAACTTTACAACAAAGGACTTATCTACAGAGGTTACAAAATGGTTAACTGGGATCCAGAAGCTAAAACCAACATCTCTGATGAGGAAGTAATCCACAAAGAGCAAAATGGTAAGCTATATTATCTAAAATATCAAATTGTAGGAAGTGATGAGTTTTTAACCGTTGCCACTACTCGTCCTGAAACCATCTTCGGGGATACTGCGGTTTGTATCAACCCTAATGATGAAAGATACACTCACCTTCGTGGGAAAAAAGTTATTGTACCTATCGTTGGAAGAGAAATTTCTATCATCGAAGACGATTACGTAGATATCGAATTTGGTACAGGGGCTTTAAAAATAACTCCTGCACATGATGTAAACGACTACGAAATAGGACAAAGACACAACCTAGAGATTATAGACTCTATGGATGACAATGCTGTCCTTAACCACCATGGGCAACACTACCAAGGTAAAGACAGATTCACCGTAAGAAAAGAAATTGCTAAGGAACTTGAAGAAAAAGGCTTATTGCTAAAAGCGGAAGACTACCTTAATAAAGTAGGGACTTCTGAAAGAACAGGAGCTGTTATCGAGCCTAAAATTTCAGTTCAGTGGTTCTTAAAAATGGGAGATCTTGCCAAACCTGCACTAGATGTAGTAATGGATGACAATATCAAATTTTACCCTGAAAAATTCAAAAATACTTACCGCCACTGGATGGAGAATGTTCACGACTGGAACATCTCTCGCCAACTTTGGTGGGGACACCGTATCCCAGCATTTTACTATAACGATGCCGAAGACTTTGTAGTTGCAGAAACTATAGAAGAAGCATTGGTATTAGCCCAAGAAAAATCAGGAAACAAAGATTTAAAATTAGAAGACCTTCGCCAAGATGAAGATGCCTTGGATACATGGTTCTCTTCTTGGTTGTGGCCAATTTCTGTTTTTGATGGTATTAATAATCCTGAAAGTGAAGATTTCAACTATTACTATCCTACTTCAAATTTGGTTACAGGTCCAGATATTATTTTCTTCTGGGTAGCTAGAATGATTATGGCTGGTTTAGAATTTAAGAAAGAAATTCCTTTCAAGAATGTTTACTTCACCGGTATTGTTAGAGACAAACAAAGAAGAAAAATGTCCAAATCTCTTGGAAACTCTCCGGACCCTATCGAATTAATAGAACAATACGGTGCCGATGGAGTAAGAGTGGGTATTTTATTAAGCTCTGCAGCAGGTAATGACTTACTTTTTGATGAAGACCTAATGCTACAAGGTAGAAATTTTGGAACCAAAATTTGGAATGCCTTCAAGCTTACCCAAAGTTGGATTAAAGAAGATAAACCAGCAAGTCCTGAAGCTTTACAAGCAATTTCATGGTTTGAAGCAGAATTCAATAAAACGGTTATCGCAATTAATGACCAGTTTGAAAAATTCAGAATTTCAGATGCCCTACACTTATTGTATAAACTAATTTGGGATGACTTCTGTTCTTGGTATCTAGAAGCTGTAAAACCTAACTACGGGGAAACCATCAGCCAAGAAGTGTATGACAAAACCATTGGATTCTTTGGTGATTTAATGAAGTTCTTGCATCCATTTATGCCTTTCTTATCTGAAGAAATTTGGCAAAAAATTGCAAACAGAAACACAGATGAAGCTCTTATCATTACTCAACAAAACTCAGTTGAAGACTATGATAAAAAACTAGTTTCAGATTTTGAGCAAACTAAAGAGATTATCTCAGGAGTAAGAAACTACCGCCAAAGCAAAGGAATTTCTCCAAAAGAAAAAGTAGAAATCTACACCAATGCACCACTTTTCGAAAACCAAGCGATTATCGAAAAATTGGCAAATGTTGCTACAATCCACTTTGCTGATAAAACAGACAAGCCTAGCTTTACCTTCCTTGTAGGAGCTGTGGAATGCTCTATCCCTCTTAGTGAAAACCTAGACCTTGGAGAGGAAAAGAAAAAAACTGAGGAAGAAATTAAATACCTAAAAGGTTTCCTAATTTCAGTAGAGAAAAAATTAGGCAATGAGAAGTTTATGACTGGAGCTCCTCAACAAGTAATCGATAATGAGTTGAAAAAGCAAAAAGACGCTCAAGAAAAGATTGCCTTACTAGAAGAAAAGCTAAAAACATTATAG
- a CDS encoding DUF4241 domain-containing protein — protein MKHLENIEKLFAKGNVESPLLETFDSGELYISSGKILACDPLLTPNKEAFTQSFPKGKFPTFIHKERESNTIAYAEVCFSKHPIVKWEMALTQGQDTKNLEEEEIFGYPVESGMGCLMDEDSQTLTNQLEKELYEKKGNQFLGIYEEFFHNYFYEKDKMITQYNLLKPYSDKENNLLAFEAGYGEGFYASYIAYDKDQKPVKLISEFIEIVVD, from the coding sequence ATGAAACATTTAGAAAATATAGAAAAATTATTCGCAAAAGGAAATGTAGAATCTCCTCTTTTAGAAACCTTTGACTCGGGAGAGCTTTATATTTCTTCAGGAAAAATATTGGCTTGCGATCCTTTACTTACCCCCAATAAGGAAGCCTTTACCCAAAGCTTCCCTAAAGGAAAATTCCCCACCTTTATCCATAAGGAAAGAGAAAGCAATACCATTGCTTATGCTGAAGTTTGTTTCTCCAAACATCCTATTGTAAAATGGGAAATGGCTCTCACCCAAGGACAGGACACTAAAAACCTAGAGGAAGAAGAGATTTTTGGATATCCTGTAGAAAGCGGAATGGGATGCTTGATGGATGAAGACTCCCAAACCCTAACCAACCAACTAGAAAAAGAACTTTATGAGAAAAAAGGAAATCAATTTCTAGGGATTTATGAAGAATTCTTCCATAACTATTTTTATGAAAAGGATAAAATGATTACTCAATACAATTTATTAAAACCTTATTCAGACAAAGAAAATAATCTATTAGCCTTTGAGGCTGGTTATGGAGAAGGCTTCTACGCCAGCTACATTGCATATGATAAAGATCAAAAACCTGTTAAATTAATTAGCGAATTTATAGAAATTGTAGTAGATTAG